One genomic segment of Lysobacter sp. 5GHs7-4 includes these proteins:
- the phoB gene encoding phosphate regulon transcriptional regulator PhoB, which produces MQKRILIVEDEPAIRDMVSFALRKGEYDPIHAGDAREAQAAIADRVPDLILLDWMLPGTSGLELARRWRKESLTREIPIIMLTARGEENDRVGGLEAGVDDYVVKPFSARELLARIRAVLRRSREDDEDGSVGIGPLRIDGAAHRVFAQGDGGDQAVQIGPTEYRLLHFFMTHPERVYSRTQLLDHVWGGSVYVEERTVDVHIRRLRKTLEPHRLDGMVQTVRGAGYRFSASLAA; this is translated from the coding sequence GTGCAGAAGCGCATCCTCATAGTCGAAGACGAACCCGCCATCCGCGACATGGTCTCCTTTGCCCTGCGCAAGGGCGAGTACGACCCGATCCATGCCGGCGACGCGCGCGAGGCCCAGGCGGCGATCGCCGACCGCGTCCCCGACCTGATCCTGCTGGACTGGATGCTGCCCGGCACCAGCGGCCTGGAGCTGGCGCGGCGCTGGCGCAAGGAATCGCTGACCCGCGAGATCCCGATCATCATGCTGACCGCGCGCGGCGAAGAGAACGACCGCGTCGGCGGCCTGGAAGCCGGCGTCGACGACTACGTGGTCAAGCCGTTCTCGGCGCGCGAACTGCTGGCGCGCATCCGCGCCGTGCTGCGCCGCTCGCGCGAGGACGACGAGGACGGCAGCGTCGGCATCGGCCCGCTGCGCATCGACGGCGCCGCCCACCGCGTGTTCGCCCAGGGCGACGGCGGCGACCAGGCGGTGCAGATCGGCCCCACCGAGTACCGCCTGCTGCACTTCTTCATGACCCATCCCGAGCGCGTGTACTCGCGCACGCAGCTGCTGGACCACGTCTGGGGCGGCAGCGTCTATGTCGAGGAGCGCACGGTCGACGTGCACATCCGCCGCCTGCGCAAGACCCTGGAACCGCACCGTCTCGACGGTATGGTCCAGACGGTGCGCGGCGCCGGGTATCGTTTTTCCGCCTCGCTCGCCGCGTAA
- a CDS encoding M48 family metalloprotease, producing the protein MRRIALLSAAITLAVASVCAPAQESSLPDIGSSAGELLTPAQEREYGAMLLAQLRHYDYLLEDPLINSWLDTLGTRLAASSDRPRQPFTFFVMRQRQINAFATLGGYIGVNVGLVLAAEREDEVAAVLSHEIAHVTQQHVLRGVERAQRDQLPILLAMLGAIVAAQAAGGNSADDAAQAAMVSAMGLMQQRQIDYTRSNESEADRLGIQTLARSQYDPAAMADFFAKMQAKSRSNKAGYFGPTPDYLLTHPVTTTRISEAKARAEQIERSTVIATTNTPNATRSERIPKNGYTLPSDSRGLDNPLVPNGLRLQGYALSGGDTGFFEFARERMRVLSAESPRDAIAEYERLGKAKLDDAQRYGLAVARMRANQAGAAAPVFAELLEQHPGHLWLSLALSEAEAQSGKTATADARFESLLRQMPNNRAVALTYARTLSERNTVEAGKRAQAVLRPLMGASSEDALFQRAFARACEIAGDPIRAGEAYAEAAYLGGRPEQALVQLNTLKKRPELDYYARARIEARIAAITPTVLELRRQGVKDEDLRRR; encoded by the coding sequence TTGCGCCGTATCGCCCTGCTCTCCGCCGCCATCACCCTCGCCGTCGCCAGCGTCTGCGCGCCGGCCCAGGAATCGAGCCTGCCCGACATCGGCTCGTCCGCCGGCGAACTGCTGACCCCGGCGCAGGAGCGCGAATACGGCGCGATGCTGCTGGCGCAGCTGCGCCACTACGACTATCTGCTGGAAGACCCGCTGATCAACAGCTGGCTGGACACCCTGGGCACGCGCCTGGCCGCCAGCAGCGACCGCCCGCGCCAGCCCTTCACCTTCTTCGTGATGCGCCAGCGCCAGATCAACGCCTTCGCCACCCTCGGCGGCTATATCGGCGTGAACGTCGGCCTGGTGCTGGCGGCCGAGCGCGAGGACGAAGTGGCCGCGGTGCTGTCGCACGAAATCGCCCACGTCACCCAGCAGCACGTGCTGCGCGGCGTCGAGCGCGCGCAGCGCGACCAGCTGCCGATCCTGTTGGCGATGCTGGGCGCGATCGTCGCCGCCCAGGCCGCCGGCGGCAATTCCGCCGACGACGCCGCGCAGGCGGCGATGGTCTCGGCGATGGGCCTGATGCAGCAGCGCCAGATCGACTACACCCGTTCCAACGAATCCGAGGCCGACCGCCTGGGCATCCAGACCCTGGCGCGCAGCCAGTACGACCCGGCGGCGATGGCGGATTTCTTCGCCAAGATGCAGGCCAAGTCGCGCAGCAACAAAGCCGGCTACTTCGGCCCCACGCCCGACTACCTGCTGACCCACCCGGTCACCACCACGCGCATCAGCGAGGCCAAGGCGCGCGCCGAGCAGATCGAGCGCAGCACGGTGATCGCCACCACCAACACGCCCAACGCCACGCGCAGCGAGCGCATCCCCAAGAACGGCTACACCCTGCCCAGCGACTCGCGTGGGCTGGACAACCCGCTGGTGCCCAACGGGCTGCGCCTGCAGGGCTATGCGCTGTCCGGCGGCGACACCGGCTTCTTCGAGTTCGCGCGCGAGCGCATGCGCGTGCTCAGCGCCGAGTCGCCGCGCGACGCCATCGCCGAGTACGAGCGCCTGGGCAAGGCCAAGCTGGACGACGCCCAGCGCTACGGCCTGGCGGTGGCGCGCATGCGCGCCAATCAGGCCGGCGCGGCGGCGCCGGTGTTCGCCGAACTGTTGGAGCAGCACCCCGGCCACCTGTGGTTGAGCTTGGCGCTGAGCGAGGCCGAGGCCCAGAGCGGCAAGACCGCCACGGCCGACGCGCGCTTCGAATCGCTGCTGCGGCAGATGCCCAACAACCGCGCGGTCGCCCTGACCTACGCCCGCACCCTGTCCGAGCGCAACACGGTCGAGGCCGGCAAGCGCGCGCAGGCGGTGCTGCGGCCGCTGATGGGCGCCTCCAGCGAGGACGCGCTGTTCCAGCGCGCGTTCGCACGCGCCTGTGAGATCGCGGGCGACCCGATCCGCGCCGGCGAGGCCTATGCCGAGGCCGCCTACCTCGGCGGACGCCCGGAACAGGCCCTGGTCCAGCTCAACACCCTCAAGAAGCGTCCCGAGCTGGATTACTACGCCCGCGCCCGCATCGAGGCGCGGATCGCCGCGATCACCCCGACCGTGCTGGAGCTGCGGCGCCAGGGCGTGAAGGACGAGGATCTGCGCAGGCGCTGA
- the grxC gene encoding glutaredoxin 3 yields MSANDTAPHAPPEKIVIYTTAICPYCVAAKNFLKSKGESWTEVRIDLDPAERQKMMALTRRTSVPQIFIRGTHVGGYDDMIALHRAGGLEPLLAGV; encoded by the coding sequence TTGAGCGCCAACGACACCGCGCCGCACGCACCGCCCGAGAAGATCGTGATCTATACCACCGCGATCTGTCCCTATTGCGTGGCCGCGAAGAACTTCCTGAAGAGCAAGGGCGAGTCCTGGACCGAGGTCCGGATCGACCTGGATCCGGCCGAACGGCAGAAGATGATGGCGCTGACGCGCCGCACCAGCGTGCCGCAGATCTTTATCCGCGGCACCCACGTCGGCGGCTACGACGACATGATCGCGCTGCATCGCGCGGGCGGCCTGGAGCCGCTGCTGGCGGGCGTCTGA
- a CDS encoding carboxymuconolactone decarboxylase family protein, whose amino-acid sequence MNERILAEPNQVVRRFFALDTQTYQPGALDLKTKELLGLVASMVLRCDDCISYHVAQCKEAGVNRDEMFEAFSVGLVVGGSIVIPHLRRAVDFLDKLEQGEAAAPAGHDHG is encoded by the coding sequence ATGAACGAGCGCATCCTGGCCGAGCCCAACCAGGTCGTGCGGCGCTTCTTCGCGCTCGACACCCAGACCTACCAGCCCGGCGCGCTGGACCTGAAGACCAAGGAGTTGCTGGGCCTGGTCGCCTCGATGGTGCTGCGCTGCGACGACTGCATCAGCTACCACGTCGCCCAGTGCAAGGAAGCCGGCGTCAACCGCGACGAAATGTTCGAAGCCTTCTCGGTCGGCCTGGTCGTCGGCGGCTCGATCGTGATCCCGCACCTGCGCCGCGCGGTGGATTTCCTCGACAAGCTGGAACAAGGCGAAGCCGCGGCGCCCGCCGGTCACGACCACGGCTGA